CAAACTTTTTTATATCATCTAATAGTCTTTGTCTGTTTGGTAAAGAAGTTAAATCATCAGTAAACTGCTCATAAATAACTTTATCTTTTTCAAAAACTTCAGTTAAATCATTTCTAATACCGATAAACTCTACAATTTCATCATTTTTATCTAAAATAGGAACAAGAGTTGTATCAACAAAATATGAATCCCCATTTTTCTTTCTGTTTTCAATTACACCTTTGAAAACCTCTTTATTCATAATTTTTCGCCAAAGTGTTTGAAAAAACTCTTTTTTAGTATTTGGATGTCTAATAATATTATGACTTTGCCCGATTAATTCTTCTCTGCTATAGCCTGAGATTTTACAGAAGTTATCATTTACGTAAGTGATAATACCCTTTTTATTTGTTTTTGAAACAATTGAACTTTCATCTAATGCTTTTCTAAACTCTTCTAGTAAAAAGATTTTATCAATTAATTGTTCCCATTGATGGTCAGTTTTTAGTATTTTATTTATTTCAGAAAAGTATTTATTTTTATTTTTTAATTTTTCATTTTTCTTTTGTAAGTTTTCTTCGTACTCTTTCTCTTTTGAAATATCTCTAAAAGTTGTAAAGAACATTTGTCTGTGGTCAATTGTTACTGCTTTTAAAGTAATTTCAACTAAAAACTCATTGCCTTCTAAGTCTTTATGTAACCATTCAAACTGCGTAAAACCTTGCTTTATACACTCATGAAAAATTTCATTTGCTTTCTTTTCAGAGTTTTGACCATCTGGTTGATTTTTTGGTGATAATTGAGAAGGATGAAGCTTATAGATATCCTCTTTTTTATTGACTTTGAAAACCTTTGCCATGGCATCGTTTGCCTCAACAATCAAACCATTGTCAATAATAAACATAGGCATATGGGCATTTTCAAATAGATCTTTATAATAAATATCATTAATGTAAGCCAAAAAAAGTCCTTCAATAACCAAAAATAGTATATATATTATACATCAAAAAAGTTTATAGGCTAGTTAAGGGTAACAATAGTCTATATTTTTCCTATATTTTGACAAAATAAACCTATTAAAACTACTTAATTAAATATATAATAAAATAAAAAGAGTCTATCATGGAAACTTCAAACAAAAAAATCTGGTTAGTTGGTGGAAGTAGTGGTATAGGACTAGAATTAGCAAAAATAGTTTTAGAAAATGGCTTTAAATTGGTAGTTAGTTCAAGAACTGCATCAGAAAATGAACAACTTTTAAAACTAAAAAGTTCATATAAGGATAATATCTATTTACTAGATTTTGATGTAAAAGATACTAAAAACGTCCAAGCAAAAGTAAAAGAGGCTTGGGAAGCCTTTGATGGCTTAGATATTTGGTTTTATAATGCAGGAGCTTATGAAGTCATGGATATGAAATCATGGGATTATAATAAGTTTGCACAAATGAATAGTACAAACTATTTAGGTGCAATAAATATCATGACAACTATTTCAAAATATTTTATAAAACAAAAAAGTGGTAAATGGGTTTGGAACTTAAGTCTTTCTACATATTTTGGACTTCCAAAAGGCGGTGGATATTCTGCTCCAAAAACAGCTTTACTAAATCTTGCACAATCAATTCATCCAGAGCTAAAAGAAGAGAATATTGATTTACAAATTATAAATCATGGCTTTGTAAAAACTAGACTTACAAATAAAAATAACTTTGAAATGCCTCAACTTATGGAAGCAAACTTTGCGGCTAAAGAGATTTTTAAAGGTATTACGAAAGACAATCGCTTTGAGATAAGATTTCCTACAAAACTAAGACTATTTCTACAGTTTTTGAGTCTTATTCCATATAAGTATTCCCTTGCGATTACAAAAAGGATGTTAAAATGAAAGCTCAAAACTATGGCTTATTTTTCGAGTCTATCAATAAAGACACACCATTAAAAGAGTATGCAAAATATTTTGATTTGAATGCAAAATTTAAAGACCCTTTCCATGAAGTAAAAGGTTTACAAAATATTTTTAGAGTCTTTTTAAATATGTATAAAAAGTTAGATGAACCAAAATTCAAAATTGATGAGATAGTTGAAAATAGAAATATTGCTTATATTAAATGGACTTTTACTTTTAGATTTAAAAAAGAAAAAAAGACTCAAAGTTTTGAAGGAGTTAGTAGAGTTATTTTCAACTCAGATGACAAGGTAATTCTACATGAAGATTTTTGGG
This window of the Arcobacter sp. F155 genome carries:
- a CDS encoding SDR family oxidoreductase; the encoded protein is METSNKKIWLVGGSSGIGLELAKIVLENGFKLVVSSRTASENEQLLKLKSSYKDNIYLLDFDVKDTKNVQAKVKEAWEAFDGLDIWFYNAGAYEVMDMKSWDYNKFAQMNSTNYLGAINIMTTISKYFIKQKSGKWVWNLSLSTYFGLPKGGGYSAPKTALLNLAQSIHPELKEENIDLQIINHGFVKTRLTNKNNFEMPQLMEANFAAKEIFKGITKDNRFEIRFPTKLRLFLQFLSLIPYKYSLAITKRMLK
- a CDS encoding nuclear transport factor 2 family protein, giving the protein MKAQNYGLFFESINKDTPLKEYAKYFDLNAKFKDPFHEVKGLQNIFRVFLNMYKKLDEPKFKIDEIVENRNIAYIKWTFTFRFKKEKKTQSFEGVSRVIFNSDDKVILHEDFWDAASNLYEKLPVVSLLIKFIKRKIND